One Synechococcus sp. CC9605 genomic window carries:
- a CDS encoding alpha/beta hydrolase: MLPKPFTRSSLLAIAAGLGLTWSSVMQPLHAATEIALVSGAFRRSIPVKEIEHLAETGEANGLLEDLLDLSGQDPNEVSQMLNQSLELPLVLTSRLINTRIGEAILRRVARIIHPIYTPEPEVSVPAIRAGVISGLQSEDGLTAVSFLKGYPNAVMAVNLPALFGVIEKAESIAGLVQFFSDSPLDGLKEAQP; this comes from the coding sequence ATGCTCCCCAAGCCCTTCACCCGTTCCTCTCTGCTGGCGATAGCGGCAGGGCTTGGGCTGACTTGGAGCAGCGTCATGCAACCCCTGCATGCCGCCACGGAGATCGCCCTGGTGAGTGGTGCCTTCCGCCGCTCCATTCCCGTCAAGGAAATTGAACACCTGGCCGAAACCGGTGAAGCCAATGGGCTTCTGGAGGATCTGCTTGATCTCTCCGGACAAGACCCCAACGAGGTGTCGCAGATGCTCAACCAGAGCCTCGAGCTTCCCCTGGTGCTCACAAGCCGTCTTATCAACACACGGATCGGGGAAGCCATCCTGCGTCGTGTCGCACGCATCATTCATCCGATCTACACACCTGAACCTGAGGTGAGTGTTCCGGCGATCCGCGCCGGAGTGATCAGTGGATTGCAGAGCGAAGATGGCCTCACGGCAGTGAGCTTTTTGAAGGGCTACCCCAATGCCGTTATGGCGGTGAATCTTCCCGCTCTGTTCGGGGTGATCGAAAAAGCGGAATCCATCGCCGGCCTGGTGCAGTTTTTCTCCGACTCCCCCTTGGACGGATTGAAGGAAGCGCAACCCTGA
- the thrC gene encoding threonine synthase, whose translation MQDWPGLIEAYRSWLPVSDATPVISLREGATPLIPVPSVAEQIGKGVKVFVKYDGLNPTGSFKDRGMTMAISKAKEAGCEAVICASTGNTSAAAAAYARRGGMRAFVLIPDGYVAQGKLAQALVYGAEVLAIRGNFDRALDIVREAADKYPVTLVNSVNPYRLQGQKTAAFEIVDALGDAPDWLCIPMGNAGNITAYWMGFQEYQQAGRSRSLPRMMGFQASGSAPLVNNTTVTDPETIATAIRIGNPVNRAKALAAREASNGAFLDVTDAEILAAYKILGGQEGIFCEPASAASVAGLLKRKDEVPAGATVVCVLTGNGLKDPDCAISNNDAAFHTDLNPDLGTVASVMGF comes from the coding sequence ATGCAGGACTGGCCTGGACTGATCGAGGCCTATCGCAGCTGGCTTCCCGTAAGCGATGCGACCCCGGTGATCAGCCTTCGTGAAGGCGCCACCCCTTTGATCCCCGTTCCATCGGTAGCGGAACAGATCGGCAAGGGCGTGAAGGTGTTTGTGAAGTACGACGGCCTGAACCCCACAGGGTCCTTCAAGGACCGGGGCATGACCATGGCTATCAGCAAAGCCAAGGAAGCCGGTTGTGAAGCGGTGATTTGTGCCAGCACGGGCAACACCAGTGCTGCGGCTGCGGCCTATGCCAGGCGGGGTGGGATGCGTGCGTTCGTGTTGATCCCGGATGGCTATGTCGCCCAGGGGAAACTGGCTCAGGCGCTGGTCTACGGGGCTGAGGTCTTGGCGATCCGCGGCAACTTCGATCGCGCCCTCGACATCGTTCGGGAAGCGGCAGATAAGTATCCCGTCACCCTCGTGAACTCGGTGAATCCCTACCGGCTGCAGGGCCAGAAAACCGCGGCCTTTGAAATCGTGGATGCCCTCGGTGATGCACCCGACTGGCTGTGCATACCCATGGGCAACGCCGGGAACATCACCGCCTATTGGATGGGTTTTCAGGAATATCAGCAGGCCGGCCGGAGCCGCAGCCTGCCCCGAATGATGGGATTCCAGGCCAGCGGATCCGCCCCACTGGTGAACAACACCACAGTGACGGACCCCGAAACCATCGCCACTGCCATCCGCATTGGCAACCCGGTGAACCGAGCCAAGGCCCTGGCAGCACGCGAGGCCAGCAACGGCGCTTTCCTGGATGTGACCGACGCGGAGATCCTCGCGGCCTACAAGATTCTGGGCGGCCAGGAGGGAATCTTCTGCGAACCCGCCAGCGCTGCCTCTGTGGCAGGCCTGCTCAAGCGCAAAGATGAAGTGCCTGCCGGCGCCACGGTGGTCTGCGTTCTGACCG